In Zingiber officinale cultivar Zhangliang chromosome 1A, Zo_v1.1, whole genome shotgun sequence, the DNA window tgataaaataggaAAGAGGTCTTTAATGAGAGGGGCATGACAAAGTTTTGTGGGATCTTCTTCGGTTGCTTAAGGTAAATAGTTGCTGGCAtgctgcaatttttttttttttttttgtcactgGCGATGATGGTAGAAATAGCTAGTTGCAAGTCATCAATGACTATAATAGCAATTTACTGAACTTCAATCACTGGATGCATTATATTTGAGGACAATGTGGAGGCTGTTTCTCGAGTTCATGAGAGATTTCAAAATATATGAAGGGCATATGATTAAAGTCAGCGATGaagttaaaacttattttaaataacttaaattaGTTCAACTCCTACAGATGGAGAAGATCCACCAAATGCGGAATGCTAGTCAATGATTCTGAAAGGATTGTATTTTGGATCTGCACACGTTGAGTTCCTGTCTTTGACTTTGTTTTTGAGATCGCGTATGGATGGGCAACCAGTGAGTTGTCTTCGATATTGACTAAGTCATTGAACGTTAAGGAGAGTTGATTGCCCGAAGAGTTAACAAAGTTGGAAAGatagagaagagaaaaaaaagaaaggagGCTAGGGGTTGTCTCGGCTCAACCACTCCGATGCTCAAATAAGATTTCCGACGAGGAAAATGGAAAAGACGAACAATAATTGTACATGTGTATATGTGAATCTTGGTCCGTAGATGCAGACTCCTTTTATAATATTACTGAGATGATATTATCTCTTCATTAATTTGATGTTGTACCACATTAGGAAAAATGTCATATCGTCATAGTATCTCCGTCATATATATCTTACCGTCTCATTACCTATGTGTTGTATTTATAGCTTGCTCCACATGCAGACAACTCACGCGCTAGTCCATGTGTTATATCAGTCTAGATATTATATTAACCCATCGACCCATAGGATATTGAGTTAATTGGGTCGATGGGCTTGACCCGTTAAGTGAAGGAGCATCGGATCAATTAGTTTAAAAGGAATGAGTCAGAGCGATCAGATCAATGGAACTAATCTGACTAAGCTAGAACGATTTGATTGATGGAGCTGAACTGGCCAAGCTAGGAGATCGGATCGGTGGAGTTGATCCAACTGAGCGGGCCGATCAGATTGATGGAGTTGGTCTGACTAAGCATGACGACCAGATCGATGGATCCGACTGAGCGGGTTGGTGAGATGGCTCATCTAGAGTAGGCCGAGGAGGGTTAGAATAGGCGAGGAGGGTTATCATGTTGATCAATATTGACTTTGACTCTCTCTCAAGAGATTAAATTGTACGAAGAGCAAGCTATTAAATTTACTAGAAAGAAATAGAAGGGAATCATTTTTGTTTATTTCATGGTCAAGATTACAAATATTGCAATATCCATACAAAACCTATGGAAACAGTATAATCCATCAAGAAATAAAACCTTAACCAGTAGAAATTGGATGAAGAAATTTAAATCTATAGGCCTAAAGCCACCATGACCGTTGCCAGACCCAATCCGAGAGTCACCTTGGCCTCCCCAGTAATGCTGCCGGGCACCGCCGCGTTCGGTGGCGAGGGCACGTTTAGTGGCGAGGGCGGTGGGGTAGAGGACGCTGGTGCCTGCGCTGGGGAAGTGGAGTCAGAAACAGGAGATGGTGGAGAGCTGCTCGGCGGGGAGGTCTCGCCCATGGCATGAACGACGTCGATCTCGAGTTGCATTCCCTGGCTGCAGTGGGTGGGAATTCCGCAGATGAAGTATCGTTTGCCGGTGGCGGTGAGTCTGATCTCTGTGTTGCCCGTCGCACTAGCTGTCGAAGTGCCGGCGTTGCACGCGCTGTAGCCGGTGCTGTCCACCTCCACCACGTCGTGGGTCGTCGGCGGGTATTTGAAAGCTGCAACGGATGGACCATTATGTTTCCTCTCTCTCAAATAGCTAGATTTGAAACAAGAGAATAAGTTGAAGATTTAAAAACTCACTCAGAGTATCCCCGATGCGAAATGTCTTGCCGGAGACCCAGTGCGTGTAGTTAGTTGAGAGATCCCAGGCGACGTTGTAGTTGACGCACAATGCGATCTCAAAAAAGGTCGCCACTGTCATGGCCGACGCCAAAGCTCTCAGCATCGCCATTTCTGCTCTGGTTCGAACGAGATGCCGTGGAAGAGGCTGCAGAGGATATGCTTAATGCCTGCTATGAAGCAGATGGAtgggagaaagaagaagaagaagagaatgtgTTAAATAGAGATCAAAAAAGCACGAAGGTGGTTGGTGGCTCGGTAAGATCCAGCCTTGCTTGGCTCAAGAACGTGCAAGTTCAAAGTCGTCGAAATTGGCCAATTATATATAACAGATTGTACCAGAGAGGGCGAGAGTTGACTGTGTGCCGGGTTGCCGTAAAACTAATCATTCATTCTTTGCGCGTTTTTAGTCAATTTGGAAGTTCGTGTTGGGATGATTTATGGATTGATTGGACACATAATAGGTTGGATCCAGATAAATGTGAGAGGGGTTAAATCatacgatttttttttaaatctctttttcaaaattaagtacgcgacgaaattaaaatatataattaaaaaattaaaatataagtaaataattaatttatttgattcgAAATCTTCAACGACTCCTATTCTGAGATTCAAGTCTTATAAATCTATCGATGGATAATTTACTAAAGATCTCTTTCAGAATCGTCGAAAGAGGAGATCGAGTATAAAAAGATAAGAATAAGTCTAACACGTTATACTTTTCCTTTTACAATAATTAAGTACAGTATTGAACTTTCTTACCTAATACTTTCGAAGATGCTTAGATCAGGCTCGGTATTGGACGACTTCTCAACAATAGTCGAGCGCAGAAATATCGTAACAAATCAGCAACAAGAAACCAAAGCAGTCAGAATGACAAACAGATGCATAGAAGTTTGTAAAAGAGATGATGTAGAAGCTTTGATCGAATGTCTCTTTTATaagggatggaaggcgccttccataacattgaaggcgccttcaatgacaaAACTCTATCCCTTAAAAAGTGGCTCCTTATTGTCGACGACGTCTCTACCTTAtctgactgaaggcgccttccatgctcccaaagacaccttccatgaacagtactcaaAGCGCCTTCCGTATCCTGAAAGGTGtctcaggtactgttcatccgagacattTTGTGCTCCCTTTGCCCTACAAAATATGTTTGTCCAACACAAAAATATTTaatctgtaaaacaaagttaacacaattataatataattaatttatgacttagaccctgtTCTCCAGACTAGGATCTAATCAGGgtcttaatttagatttttgaaatgaatctaAATTGAATCAATGCTTATTGTCTCCTCAATCGGGGTgtgtcctcactgagtcactctcttCTAATGAATTACATTCACTTATCAACTTGCAGTATATTGATTAGCCTCTCGACCTACCAAGTCTTCTCTATAGTTGTCAGGTACGTAGATCTAACTGAACTTTAGCTAGCTGTTATGCCCTGTGGACCCAGTCGGATTTTCTGCCATATATTAGGTCAGTCTTTTGACCTATCTAAGGTTCGTACCAACTATCGAGTTCTCAAATCTAGTTGGATTTTATCTTGATATCAAGTCCTTTAAATCTGTCAATCTATCTCTACATATTTGATAAATGTAttagattataaaaatatttaacttaacttacttatTATTTagtaaaatttaagttaaatcgTTAGTGTAAATTGGAGTAACATAATCAATGACATAGAAATATGAATCCTTCAacgtgattttttttcttttttttaatttggATTATTTAAGTTTGCAACAACGATAAAAggttaaaatcataattaatgtcAACCTTCTAAGTTCATGTTTGGCCTACAAAATATCATCCACAATACTCTAGTTTAGTTCAAATTTAAAATGGGATAAACATCTTATTTGTCAAAGTACACTTATCTACTTGTGCAACTTGAAAGGATTGACAGGCTTCGATGACTACTATAGATGGACAAATTCTACGTACCTTATCGCTTAGAACTCCTTCAAGATATAACACATTTCAAGTTGCTTTTCTCCATGTTTACTTTCTCCATCTTCCCCCTAGCTAAACAGCCTTTTGATATTTTCTTCTTTCCTTACTACTTTCTATCTCTATGGTGACTTTGAGGTGAAATGGATGATTTTGATTAAGACGATCgaaataaaaaaagaaacaaTTCAGATCATAGAACTTTTGATTGATTGTATTCGTaggcaataataataataataataataataataataataataataataataataataataataataataataaaaaatcatcGATGATATGGCTGCAATATCAAATCTGAAAACATTAGAAGACATTGGTTACCGTATCACCCTATGCAATTCGCACCTACCTTGCTAATAGAGGGGATGAATAAGTTGCAACTCTGAAATTAAACCTTTAGATTTCTCTTTCAATTACAAGGATAACATAAAAAATATTCCAGGGCAAATAAATTAAATGTCAAAGCCAACCAGGAAGATTTAACATGATTTATATAATCTTATTTCATTTTTCGCGTCATGTAAAAAGATAATAACGCTAATCTCATGATACCTCGGTCCACCTCAAGCCGCCCTTTCGGAGGTAAATTACAGTGTTAAACAGCGTGGGAGGAACTTAGTCACTAAGAAAATAAATCCCATGAGATTTGACCTTACTCCTATGATACTAATCTATTATTAAGTACCAACTtagttataattttattctactTTATTGTAATTAAAGGTAATTATATTCATCCCTCCGTATATAAATTATGTGAAGGGAAATAAATCATGTGATCAGTTTATAATTGATCGCCAAATAACTAGCTAGGGGATAAAAAGAGTTTTTCTCTAAAATATGTGTCTGTCAaaatttaatcctaatataataaatttggcatcctctaatcaattgaGTGAGAATCGACCCCTCTGTTGGTACCCGTGGTagctttgatgtgatcaatcaagttaagttaggttttgtatatttaaaccttgtgtctaagtagaacttgggaacacaagaagttgagcggaagacgcagttagcgggAAAGATGGCTCtagaagagagtcgacgggctcggtacatccgagggacaaggtgctgtaaAAGAGTACATCGACAGACGAGAAAGACACACGCGGCGgttcgagagatgagaagccggggaggaaactactcgaggagaaagtcaaaaattgggttcgggtgagccctattccggttggcagAAATTACCCAAGCAAATCAAGCAGCGGAAGAGCAAAATGgagctgctggaggcgccctcgcgcctttctagtggaaggcgccttcaacccttcatgaaggcgccttcaatcacttGAAGACACCTTCGACTGGGCAAAAACTGTCGTTGTcgaaggataaaattttatcctttcttgccttgctggaggtgccttccagcttATTGGAGGCATCTTCCGGTcccggataagatttttcaagggttataaaaatacccttggacctaggaattaattatcaactcttgtattcatttcctaacaaCTATCTGAgtattcaacgagtgtaagaggcttctccgccttcatcaaATGAGACTTTTAGAGCTTTTCATTTGTCTTAGATGAACAATCACCTagattgtaatcaagtaaatcttgtgcctcttctttcattttatagttgtataatttaatttttataattatactattgttggttgctactcggaaaacctagaggttccactgtacaaaaattttgtacaaaagtctgaaccttttcctagctaccatgtgttcttttaaattaaattttgaatcgcctgcggaacttaacacgtttgatccaaaacttaatctatttgttctttaagtttaattttgacttggatctcctgcggaacttaacacgttcgacccaagtcaccttaagttattaattccattaaatattaatttccataattggttcccaatactgacgtggcgaggcacatggccttcttggatatgggagcaaccaccaccgactaaacaaaaccttttatggaaagctaatatttaatttcctaaaataactttaggttaaccgaaaaggacaatcaaatcacaaggaaaagaaaaacaaaagaacactatatcgaaaacaaattcgaaactctagaatcgtatgcctcttgtatttagtattatttccaaaaataactagtatgatgcggaaagaaaaaatactagttataccttttagaaaaacctcttgatcttctaccgtattcctcttctaacctcggacgttgtgtgggcaacgatcttccgagatgagaaaccaccaaagcaccttctcctttcttcaaatttcggccaagcacaaagcttccaaaagatgaagatcttttccaccaaccaagctccaagggatataggctttctcttcttcttcctcaagctagatccagccaccaattaaaactccataagcatgaagaggttcggccacaaagagaagaagaagagaagaaagaagggtcggccacaccaccaagaaaaagaggaaggaaaatagaatagagtcgttcaccttgaagcctcttctaccccctcttttataatccttggtcttggcaaataaggaaaatttaataaaaatttccgtaattctttttccattgaaaagaaaaattatttaattaaaaataattttcttttttaaatacaatggtcggccacctcaagccccaaatcaaggaaagttttaattaaaacaagaattaaaacttcctaatttgtttccggaaatttataaaaatttctctaataatttaatcccttcatgattggtttataaaaagaaaatttaataaattaaaatctttcttttaaacatgtggataaaaagaaagttatctctaaaaattaaaacctcttttaatctacaaataaggaaagatatcaagtcttttcttaatcttttgtagaaactaataaaagagaattattaatttttaaactttcttttaaatcatgaacatggttaaaaaggaaagttctcttaaaatttaaaatcctcctttaatcaacaaataaggaaagatttcaaattttaaactctcttttaaacatgtagatgatttacaaataaggaaagtttttaccaaaaaattaaaaccatcattttaaactacaaataaggaaagagattaatctcttctcttaatcttttgtagaaaactataaaaggaaattttttaatttttaaactctcttttaaaatcatgatatccacataagaaataattttaataaaaatcctttttaatattctagtggccggccacctaagcttggatccAGCtttggccccattggatgggtaagaaggtgggtatgcggtgggtataaatctctatatactagaggctacgatagggaccgagaggaggaattggttttggtcttccgataaaattaagcatcccgtgctcgccccgaacacataacttaattttatcaataataattcattccactagagaactattattgatctaccgcatcaatcccaaattacattttgggctccttattatgagtgtgttagtctccctgtgtttaagataacaaatgtccactaattaagtaagttactgacaactcacttaattaatatctagctccaagagtaataccactcaacttcattgtcatgtcggaccagtcccacagggtttaacatgacaatccttatgagctcctcttggggacattctcaacctagattactaggacacagtttccttctataatcaacaacacacactataagtgatatcatttcccaacttatcgggcttattgatttatcgaactaaatctcacctattaataaattaaagaaataaatatcaaatatatgtgcttgttattatattaggattaagagcacacacttccataataactgaggtctttgttccttcataaagtcagtataaaaggaacgacctcaaatggtcctactcaatacactctaagtgtactagtgtaattatatagttaagataaactaatacctaattacactacgacattccaatggtttgttcctttccattttggtcgtgagataATTTATAGTTTATCGCTACCGATCTTACGATCTTGTATgtgacaccatgttatctacaatataaattaattgaacaactatatttattacaaatgtagacatttgaccaatgtgattcttttttctagataaatgttttataccaaaagctaggtttttagtatacattctaacaatctctcacttatactaaaagactaagctgtcatatctgacccatacatccgattcccatgccttttaaaagctcttgccttaaggaccttaggttatcatctgatgcaatctaggcaacaacttctcctcattatacaatttctcgtattgggtagtacttgcctattgtgtttacttgccttatagactcatggtttcttcgag includes these proteins:
- the LOC122001226 gene encoding cucumber peeling cupredoxin-like → MAMLRALASAMTVATFFEIALCVNYNVAWDLSTNYTHWVSGKTFRIGDTLTFKYPPTTHDVVEVDSTGYSACNAGTSTASATGNTEIRLTATGKRYFICGIPTHCSQGMQLEIDVVHAMGETSPPSSSPPSPVSDSTSPAQAPASSTPPPSPLNVPSPPNAAVPGSITGEAKVTLGLGLATVMVALGL